Part of the Zingiber officinale cultivar Zhangliang chromosome 6A, Zo_v1.1, whole genome shotgun sequence genome, aatactctATTCAATGAGTCATCAGGGGTACTTCTTTCTCTTAGTACAACTTtagattataaaaatttatttgactcAATTAACAGTATTTATATTTGCAAACTTGCAAAGAAGTTTTATCATGAAGATTTCACTTTTATAAGACATCGCTACTTTGGAGTATGAATTGATACATTATAAACTTGATATGACACAAAATTTAAAGGTTCCAACACTTGTTGAGTTGTGTCAGTAATTGACTGAAAGTGGACTATCAAAGGTTTATATCATGTTGACTAGATTGGTTCATCTTGTTTTGACGTTACCGGTTTCTGCCATTATTACTGAGTGAATCTTTTTAGTAATGAAGCATGTGAAGACGACACTTCACAATAAAATAGAGGATGATTTTCTTGAATATCAATTGACACTCTATATTGAATGAAATTTAGCTAAAGATATAGATGTAGAttctattataaataaattttatatttcaaaattttgtaggGCACAACTTTGAACAATAtaatgtaataatttttttttgttatatatctatataatttattatatttttaataataatatataatttattacattAAATTCAAGCCCCTAACTTTAATTGTTGGATCCATCTATGAATTGACCCGTCCAACAGCTGTAACAATTAGATCCTTATTTATCTATCTTAAATTCAAAGGATCTAatttgtaattttataatttgaaaGGATGATTATGTAAAATTCTACCAGAAAAAGAAAAGCAACAGTCCCGCCTTAACCTTTAAAATCCGCTGCCTTATCGTTTTCCCTCCTCAATGCTCCCGCCTTTCTCGCATCCAACTCCACCCTTAAAATATTCGAAATCGCGCCCCTTTTGCCCTGCCTTTGTCTTTGCCTTCGCCTTTGCCCTCCGTAGCAAAGAGGAAACAGTTCATTCGTCTCTCTGATCTCGCCTCCGCCTCAGTGTCCGTGATGAATCAGAGATTCCGGAGCTCCAACGCGAAGCCCCCGCCGCCAACCACCAACGAGCGGCTGCACCGGTACCTGAGGCCTGGCGCGCTCGCCCGTCTCCGCGACGAGAGGATCAGCACCGCCAGATCCGCCTCGCTCGCGCTCCTCGACCTCTCGCTGCCCCCCTTCCCTTCCGCCCGTGCCGCGCCGCCTGCCCAGGTCGAGGGGCTCCGCCCTTTCTTCGCCGCCAGGGTGCACGGCCCTCGATTTCCAAGGCGGAAGAAGCTTTCCCCCGCCAAGTCCGTCTATCTGGCCTCCTCGTCTCCGGATCTTGCAGATCCCTTCTTGGACGCTTTCGGTGTGGATCTGGTCGCTGC contains:
- the LOC121994218 gene encoding uncharacterized protein LOC121994218, with protein sequence MNQRFRSSNAKPPPPTTNERLHRYLRPGALARLRDERISTARSASLALLDLSLPPFPSARAAPPAQVEGLRPFFAARVHGPRFPRRKKLSPAKSVYLASSSPDLADPFLDAFGVDLVAAH